The following proteins come from a genomic window of Gynuella sunshinyii YC6258:
- the cgtA gene encoding Obg family GTPase CgtA, producing MKFVDEASVYIEAGKGGDGCVSFLREKFIAKGGPNGGDGGDGGSVLVKADENVNTLIDYRYIRKYRAESGENGRGKDMTGKKGEDTVLVVPVGTSVIDEDTDEVLVDLTQHGQVFKIAQGGFHGLGNTRFKSSVNRAPRQFTKGSQGESRNIKLELKVLADVGLLGLPNAGKSTFIRAVSAAKPKVADYPFTTLVPNLGVVRTEHSRSFVIADVPGIIEGASEGAGLGIRFLKHLVRTRILLHLVDMAPFDEANPAVQAQIIINELNQFSPELAKRERWLVLNKLDLLPEDERESRCQAVIDALNWQGPVFRVSAISKTGTEDVCQKVMEFLEERKRVLEENPELAEQEQLHRNLVETEAREKIESLARARRAARKAQDDDDFDDEVEVEYRS from the coding sequence ATGAAGTTTGTAGATGAAGCAAGTGTTTATATAGAAGCCGGTAAAGGTGGCGACGGTTGTGTCAGTTTCCTGCGAGAAAAATTCATAGCCAAAGGCGGTCCTAATGGTGGGGATGGTGGTGATGGCGGCAGCGTCCTGGTTAAGGCTGACGAGAATGTGAATACTCTTATCGATTATCGCTACATTCGGAAATATCGCGCTGAAAGCGGTGAAAATGGGCGCGGTAAGGATATGACCGGCAAAAAAGGTGAGGATACCGTGTTGGTTGTACCGGTGGGAACATCTGTCATTGATGAGGATACCGATGAGGTGCTCGTTGATCTTACCCAGCACGGACAGGTTTTTAAGATTGCTCAAGGTGGTTTTCATGGTCTTGGAAATACTCGTTTTAAATCCAGCGTAAACCGAGCTCCCAGGCAGTTTACCAAGGGCTCACAGGGTGAAAGTCGCAATATCAAACTGGAGCTGAAAGTATTGGCAGATGTTGGTCTGCTGGGGTTGCCAAATGCCGGTAAGTCTACTTTTATACGTGCGGTATCGGCGGCCAAACCCAAAGTTGCTGATTATCCGTTTACCACCCTGGTTCCTAATTTGGGTGTGGTTCGTACGGAACATTCCCGTAGTTTCGTAATCGCGGATGTGCCAGGAATTATCGAAGGTGCCTCAGAAGGTGCTGGGCTGGGAATCAGGTTTTTGAAACACTTGGTGCGTACTCGCATACTCTTGCATCTGGTTGATATGGCTCCTTTTGATGAAGCCAATCCAGCAGTACAGGCTCAAATCATTATAAACGAACTGAATCAATTTTCTCCGGAGTTGGCAAAGCGTGAACGCTGGCTGGTGTTGAACAAATTAGACTTGTTGCCGGAAGATGAACGTGAAAGTCGCTGTCAGGCTGTAATCGATGCGCTGAACTGGCAGGGGCCTGTTTTCAGGGTTTCAGCAATCTCAAAAACAGGTACTGAAGACGTCTGTCAGAAGGTGATGGAGTTTCTTGAAGAGCGTAAGCGGGTACTTGAAGAAAATCCTGAATTGGCAGAGCAGGAGCAATTGCATCGTAATTTGGTTGAAACTGAGGCCAGAGAAAAAATAGAATCGCTGGCCCGGGCACGACGCGCGGCCCGGAAAGCCCAGGATGACGATGACTTTGATGACGAAGTGGAAGTTGAATATCGCTCCTGA
- a CDS encoding flagellar brake protein: MDLQKLQIPHGIRLNIELTSNPGQKYQSRMIGFLHGKTVIITTPMLANDRPLLLRKDQEVVVRFFFNKNACAFKTQVKHICTTPYNYLHLSYPPTVEVGEIRKAERVLAKISVSVVNRSQPDYEAVNGAIVDISTTGAKLETVAPAAHPGDILLLTTKLRVGHVSRVVHWEARVVAELDRFEMANSVAAYGLEFCELTELDYLALHGFVYGQMVRGHTVG; encoded by the coding sequence ATGGACTTACAAAAACTTCAAATTCCCCACGGTATCAGATTAAACATAGAGTTAACGTCTAATCCCGGACAGAAATACCAGTCGAGGATGATTGGTTTCCTTCACGGAAAAACGGTTATCATCACAACCCCTATGCTTGCCAATGATCGGCCATTGCTGCTCAGAAAGGATCAGGAGGTAGTGGTTCGTTTTTTTTTCAACAAGAATGCTTGTGCATTCAAGACCCAGGTTAAGCACATTTGCACCACACCCTATAACTATCTACATCTGTCATATCCGCCCACTGTTGAGGTCGGAGAAATCAGAAAGGCGGAGCGGGTTCTCGCGAAAATCAGCGTCTCGGTTGTGAATCGAAGCCAGCCGGATTACGAGGCAGTGAATGGTGCAATAGTGGATATCAGTACAACCGGGGCAAAGCTCGAGACTGTAGCGCCAGCAGCTCATCCCGGAGATATATTGTTGCTCACAACCAAGTTAAGAGTTGGTCATGTATCCAGAGTGGTTCATTGGGAAGCTCGTGTGGTGGCAGAACTGGACCGTTTCGAGATGGCGAATAGCGTTGCGGCTTACGGACTGGAGTTTTGTGAGCTGACTGAGTTGGACTATCTTGCGCTGCACGGATTTGTCTATGGGCAGATGGTCAGGGGGCATACCGTAGGGTAG
- a CDS encoding single-stranded DNA-binding protein gives MAKGTVNKVIILGRLGQDPDVRATAGGTQVVTLNVATNELGPKNEMGMRQDVTEWHRCVLFGRTAEIAAQYLRKGSQVYLEGRLQTRKWQDQNGQDRYTTEIVANEMQLMGGRDNVDQSSSYPASGNPNMVSPPQPQVPQQSGGYGNYPNQQSTGGGYGQQPAPAQQGGHQASPQQQPYRQQPAPQQPQQPTGFDDFDDDIPF, from the coding sequence ATGGCCAAAGGTACCGTAAACAAAGTTATTATCCTCGGGAGATTGGGACAGGATCCGGATGTCCGTGCCACCGCCGGTGGTACGCAGGTTGTGACTCTCAATGTCGCGACTAATGAGTTGGGACCCAAAAATGAAATGGGTATGCGTCAGGATGTGACAGAGTGGCATCGTTGCGTGTTGTTTGGTCGTACAGCTGAAATAGCTGCGCAGTATCTGCGTAAAGGAAGTCAGGTTTATCTTGAAGGCCGTCTGCAGACCCGGAAATGGCAGGATCAAAATGGTCAGGACCGGTATACCACAGAGATTGTTGCGAATGAAATGCAACTAATGGGAGGCCGCGATAATGTCGATCAGTCCTCTTCATATCCCGCCAGCGGTAATCCCAATATGGTTTCACCACCGCAGCCTCAGGTTCCCCAGCAGAGCGGCGGCTATGGTAATTATCCCAATCAACAGTCTACAGGTGGTGGGTACGGCCAACAACCAGCACCGGCTCAACAGGGTGGTCATCAAGCCTCACCGCAGCAACAACCATATCGTCAACAACCTGCACCACAACAGCCTCAGCAGCCAACGGGTTTTGATGACTTTGATGATGATATTCCGTTCTGA
- a CDS encoding MFS transporter, which produces MNKQERTAVLALTGVYVVRMLGLFMILPIMMTFGTELKGATPELLGIALGIYGISQALLQVPLGWLSDRIGRKKVIVSGLCLFALGSVVAAIAQDIQWIILGRCLQGAGAIASSTMALLTDLVREEHRTKAMAAVGISIGLSFTVAMMLGPWLATWFGLQGVFAATLLLALVAIFLVIKVVPNPEYQGGPVVVDHFFKAALRVSRNPSLLRLDAGVFILHMGMMSTFIIVPVMLEHAGLAAQSHGWLYMPVMILAFFLMVPFMIMAEKKNQMVRIFSLSILLLFISEVSLLTPAGNHWLTIGALLVLYFIAFNFLEAAMPSLISRICAVESKGTALGVFNTSQFLGAAIGGMLGGLVYSIWHKQGVIIMSSGMLVLWYVISIGQEVPARLVSLTLDLSEWHEEYWTSLQATLLALKGVETVSLEAKGRKVLVKFRQTEISENDIRQVLNRQAA; this is translated from the coding sequence ATGAATAAACAGGAACGAACCGCCGTATTGGCTTTGACCGGGGTTTATGTGGTCCGAATGCTTGGGCTGTTCATGATATTGCCGATTATGATGACCTTTGGTACAGAGCTTAAAGGAGCTACTCCTGAGTTGTTGGGGATAGCCTTGGGGATTTATGGCATATCCCAGGCGTTGTTGCAGGTACCACTTGGATGGTTGTCAGATCGGATAGGGCGTAAGAAGGTAATTGTTTCTGGTTTGTGCTTGTTTGCTTTGGGGAGCGTTGTGGCAGCGATTGCTCAGGATATTCAGTGGATAATTCTGGGGCGCTGTTTGCAGGGGGCCGGAGCGATTGCGAGCTCAACAATGGCATTATTAACAGATCTGGTCAGGGAAGAGCACCGTACTAAAGCAATGGCTGCTGTGGGTATCAGCATCGGGCTGTCTTTTACTGTGGCGATGATGCTCGGACCCTGGCTGGCGACCTGGTTTGGGTTGCAAGGGGTTTTCGCAGCCACTTTGCTGCTGGCGTTAGTGGCGATTTTTCTGGTCATAAAAGTAGTTCCCAATCCAGAATATCAGGGGGGGCCTGTTGTTGTGGATCACTTTTTTAAAGCGGCGCTAAGGGTGAGTCGTAACCCCAGTTTGCTAAGGCTGGATGCAGGGGTGTTCATTTTGCATATGGGGATGATGTCAACGTTCATCATTGTGCCTGTTATGCTTGAACATGCTGGTCTGGCTGCACAATCCCATGGCTGGCTGTATATGCCCGTTATGATTCTGGCCTTTTTTTTGATGGTGCCTTTTATGATTATGGCTGAAAAGAAAAATCAGATGGTACGAATATTCAGCCTGTCAATCTTGTTGCTTTTTATTTCAGAAGTCTCTCTTCTAACGCCAGCTGGAAATCACTGGCTGACTATAGGTGCTTTGCTGGTATTGTATTTTATTGCCTTTAACTTTCTGGAAGCGGCAATGCCAAGTTTGATTTCACGCATTTGCGCAGTCGAATCAAAAGGAACTGCTTTGGGGGTTTTCAATACCAGTCAGTTTCTGGGAGCTGCAATAGGTGGTATGTTGGGCGGGCTGGTATATAGTATTTGGCACAAACAGGGCGTCATCATCATGTCCTCTGGAATGCTTGTGCTATGGTACGTCATCAGTATTGGTCAGGAGGTTCCAGCGCGTCTCGTCAGTCTGACTTTGGACTTAAGTGAATGGCATGAGGAATACTGGACATCACTGCAGGCGACGCTTCTGGCACTAAAAGGTGTCGAGACCGTGAGTCTTGAGGCCAAAGGTAGGAAAGTACTGGTAAAATTCCGCCAGACAGAAATCAGCGAAAATGACATTCGACAAGTATTGAATCGTCAGGCAGCATAA
- the dinB gene encoding DNA polymerase IV yields the protein MIHQRKIIHFDCDCFYAAVEIRDRPELQGRPVAVGGTGRRGVLSTCNYEARHFGIRSAMPTAQALRLCPDLIVLPSRFDAYREASRQIHEVFKQYSELIEPLSLDEAYVDVTDTNHCQGSATLIARAVKAQVKQQVGITISAGVAPNKFLAKIASDWRKPDGLFVITPEQVADFVKDLPVDRIHGVGKVTSKRLYRQGIYTCGQLQKRGMKELLASYGSFGEHLYQMSQGVDEREVKVTRQRKSLSVERTYAEDIQGLSACLANMGALYLELTQRMSKINAGYFGKAFVKVRFADFTQTTVECTTCSFDADIFKVLCEQAWKRREKPVRLLGMGIRSRGGGDGQQLCLF from the coding sequence GTGATTCATCAGCGAAAAATCATCCATTTTGATTGCGATTGCTTTTATGCTGCCGTCGAAATTCGTGATCGCCCGGAATTGCAAGGACGCCCGGTTGCTGTTGGTGGAACCGGTCGTCGTGGAGTATTGTCTACTTGCAATTACGAGGCTCGTCACTTCGGTATTCGATCAGCGATGCCTACCGCTCAGGCCCTGCGTCTTTGTCCCGATTTGATTGTTCTCCCCAGTCGCTTTGATGCATATCGAGAAGCATCAAGACAAATCCATGAAGTTTTCAAACAATATTCAGAGCTTATTGAACCTTTGTCACTTGATGAAGCCTATGTTGATGTAACCGATACTAATCATTGTCAGGGCAGTGCAACGTTAATAGCCAGGGCAGTCAAGGCTCAGGTGAAACAACAGGTCGGGATTACCATATCTGCGGGGGTTGCCCCCAACAAATTTCTTGCCAAGATTGCCAGTGACTGGCGTAAGCCAGATGGATTGTTTGTGATTACACCTGAACAGGTGGCTGATTTCGTAAAAGATCTTCCTGTTGATCGAATTCATGGCGTTGGTAAGGTGACTTCCAAGCGCTTGTATCGTCAGGGTATTTATACGTGTGGTCAGTTACAGAAGCGAGGGATGAAAGAGCTTCTGGCATCCTACGGCAGCTTTGGTGAGCATTTGTACCAGATGAGTCAGGGAGTTGATGAACGTGAAGTTAAAGTGACTAGGCAGCGTAAATCCTTGAGTGTTGAACGAACCTATGCTGAAGACATACAGGGTCTCAGTGCTTGCCTGGCGAATATGGGGGCGTTGTATCTGGAGTTGACTCAGCGTATGAGCAAAATTAACGCTGGGTATTTTGGAAAGGCTTTTGTGAAGGTGCGTTTTGCAGATTTTACGCAGACCACTGTTGAATGCACAACCTGTAGTTTTGATGCAGATATATTTAAAGTGCTATGTGAGCAGGCTTGGAAGAGAAGGGAGAAGCCTGTGCGTCTTCTGGGTATGGGAATACGTAGCCGTGGAGGTGGAGATGGGCAACAGCTGTGTCTTTTTTAG
- a CDS encoding polyprenyl synthetase family protein yields MDLKQIIATVQDDFQAVDHEVLRMLDSRVPLIEKIAEYIISSGGKRLRPLIVLLVAKASGYQGNKHIKLATLIEFIHTATLLHDDVVDTSDLRRGRPTANAKWGNAPSVLVGDFLYSRAFENLVHVGDMDIMATISKATSIIAEGEVLQLINVGKPETTEEDYLKVIHGKTATLFEASSLGASFLGGTNPELQDSMQIYGLELGMAFQIIDDVLDYIGNADELGKNVGDDLAEGKPTLPLIKAMEFGSPEQRSLIADAISNANRDHLEPIVSAVRDSGALEYCIELAETKSKNAIRHLMVMPASIYRDCLESIAHIAVQRKN; encoded by the coding sequence ATGGATCTAAAACAAATTATCGCAACGGTCCAGGATGACTTCCAGGCCGTTGATCATGAAGTACTCAGGATGCTGGATTCCCGGGTTCCTCTCATAGAGAAAATAGCAGAGTATATTATTTCCAGCGGAGGTAAACGCCTGCGTCCGCTTATTGTGCTACTGGTAGCAAAAGCCAGCGGTTATCAAGGTAATAAACACATCAAACTAGCGACATTGATCGAGTTTATTCATACAGCCACACTGCTACACGATGACGTTGTCGACACTTCCGATCTCCGACGTGGAAGACCTACCGCCAACGCAAAATGGGGAAACGCCCCCAGCGTTTTGGTTGGTGACTTTCTGTACTCGAGAGCATTTGAGAACCTGGTACACGTTGGTGATATGGATATTATGGCTACCATTTCCAAAGCTACCAGCATTATTGCCGAAGGCGAGGTTCTGCAACTGATAAATGTAGGCAAGCCCGAGACAACAGAAGAGGATTACCTAAAAGTCATTCATGGCAAAACGGCGACGCTATTTGAAGCTTCCAGTCTCGGGGCCAGTTTCCTGGGTGGCACCAACCCTGAACTTCAAGACAGCATGCAGATTTATGGCCTGGAACTGGGAATGGCCTTTCAGATTATCGATGATGTGCTCGATTACATAGGCAACGCCGATGAACTGGGTAAAAATGTCGGCGACGATCTTGCAGAAGGAAAACCAACTCTGCCGCTGATCAAAGCCATGGAGTTTGGCTCACCTGAGCAACGGAGCCTCATTGCAGATGCCATAAGCAATGCCAACAGAGATCATCTGGAACCGATTGTTAGTGCAGTCAGAGACTCTGGTGCACTGGAATACTGTATTGAACTGGCTGAGACCAAGTCTAAAAACGCTATCAGACACCTTATGGTCATGCCAGCGTCTATATACCGTGACTGCCTTGAATCAATCGCCCATATTGCAGTACAACGCAAAAACTAA
- the rplU gene encoding 50S ribosomal protein L21, whose product MYAVIVSGGKQYRVEEGQRLKLEKIEAETGKSIDFDKVLLVADGEKINIGQPVVEGAKVTAEVLSQGRHKKVKILKFKRRKHQMKQMGHRQWYTEVKITGIKG is encoded by the coding sequence ATGTACGCTGTAATCGTATCTGGCGGTAAGCAATACCGTGTAGAAGAAGGCCAGCGCCTTAAGCTGGAGAAAATTGAAGCCGAAACCGGCAAGTCAATTGATTTTGACAAAGTGCTTCTGGTTGCTGATGGTGAAAAAATAAACATCGGTCAGCCAGTTGTTGAAGGTGCCAAAGTTACTGCTGAAGTGCTTTCTCAAGGGCGTCATAAGAAAGTTAAGATTCTTAAGTTCAAACGCCGTAAGCATCAAATGAAACAGATGGGCCACCGTCAGTGGTACACTGAAGTTAAAATTACTGGTATCAAAGGTTAA
- the rpmA gene encoding 50S ribosomal protein L27, producing MAHKKAGGSTRNGRDSESKRLGVKIFGGQTVVGGNIIVRQRGSEFHAGKNTRLGRDFTLFATADGVVQYTVRNNKRVVNVVPA from the coding sequence ATGGCTCACAAGAAGGCTGGTGGTAGTACCCGTAACGGTCGTGATTCAGAAAGTAAGCGTCTGGGCGTTAAAATATTTGGTGGCCAGACTGTAGTTGGCGGCAATATTATCGTTCGTCAGCGTGGCTCTGAGTTCCATGCAGGTAAAAACACTCGTTTAGGTCGTGATTTTACTTTGTTTGCAACCGCAGATGGTGTAGTTCAGTACACCGTAAGAAATAACAAGCGGGTTGTGAATGTAGTCCCCGCCTGA
- a CDS encoding TetR/AcrR family transcriptional regulator: protein MVKSSTSKHSFITRQNILDATLYLILENGAQNVSLRKIANRINCSAPSIYYHFKNKNEIIVSLWEQEMAPVIAFSQSCHMLLDILNEYVQLLIKNKSLFLLICTNEQTDLEKMNSSRLFQKSLQDKITATPHRAEYPEQFTTIILAAIHGLVLSNTLKTSDYLKAHKLLEQMINLLIK from the coding sequence ATGGTTAAAAGCAGTACCTCTAAACACAGTTTCATTACACGCCAGAACATTCTGGATGCTACACTTTATTTAATTTTAGAGAATGGCGCCCAAAATGTCTCGCTAAGAAAAATTGCTAACAGAATAAACTGTTCGGCACCTTCTATTTATTATCATTTTAAAAATAAAAATGAAATCATTGTGAGTCTTTGGGAACAGGAAATGGCGCCAGTCATCGCTTTTAGTCAAAGTTGCCATATGTTACTCGATATACTCAACGAGTATGTGCAGCTTCTGATAAAAAACAAAAGCCTTTTTCTATTAATATGCACAAATGAACAGACCGACCTGGAAAAAATGAACAGCTCTAGGCTGTTTCAAAAAAGCCTACAAGACAAAATAACTGCTACACCTCATCGCGCGGAATACCCCGAACAATTCACTACTATTATTCTGGCAGCGATACATGGCCTGGTATTATCAAACACATTAAAAACTTCTGACTACCTTAAGGCCCATAAACTTCTTGAGCAAATGATTAATTTGCTAATAAAGTAA
- the rfbD gene encoding dTDP-4-dehydrorhamnose reductase — MKYLITGADGQLGRAVKSYARFRGYETLAMEFSQLDICAVDQVLRVVKEYQPDFVINCAAYTKIQSAELETERCLAVNADAVRVLATVCKQFDVELIHLSSDHVFSGTKVGQYYEDDEPDPVSVYGRSKLLGEQYLRSEWAKHVIVRSSWVFGEYGNNFFSRLLDATKSNNELRVPADQHGCPTYSHDLAVVLIAISEQLSCKTTDRLWGTYHYCGYDSTTWHKLALYILQENSRFTDTVPVSVVPVAGEENYQRPNSVLNCQKILNSFGVKQRPWKNGILKSLKAYYVDQVVD; from the coding sequence GTGAAATATCTGATCACTGGCGCTGATGGTCAACTGGGAAGAGCGGTTAAAAGTTATGCCCGTTTTAGAGGCTATGAGACCCTGGCAATGGAGTTTAGCCAATTGGATATTTGTGCCGTTGATCAGGTTCTAAGGGTTGTCAAAGAGTATCAGCCTGACTTTGTTATTAACTGTGCGGCGTATACCAAAATACAATCAGCTGAGTTGGAAACAGAGCGTTGTCTAGCCGTTAATGCTGATGCTGTAAGGGTGCTGGCCACGGTTTGTAAACAATTTGATGTAGAGCTGATTCATTTATCTTCTGACCATGTATTTTCCGGTACAAAAGTCGGGCAGTATTATGAAGACGATGAGCCGGATCCGGTTAGCGTTTATGGTCGTAGCAAGCTGTTAGGTGAACAGTATCTGCGATCAGAGTGGGCCAAGCATGTCATCGTAAGGTCGAGTTGGGTTTTTGGTGAATATGGCAACAATTTTTTTTCCAGACTACTGGACGCTACAAAAAGCAATAATGAGTTGCGAGTTCCAGCCGACCAGCATGGATGTCCTACATATAGTCATGATCTTGCCGTTGTCCTGATCGCAATTTCTGAGCAGTTGAGTTGTAAAACCACAGACCGGCTTTGGGGAACCTACCACTATTGTGGTTATGATTCCACCACGTGGCATAAGCTTGCCTTATATATATTGCAGGAAAACTCGCGTTTCACGGATACTGTTCCCGTCAGTGTCGTACCTGTCGCAGGTGAAGAGAACTATCAGCGACCAAATAGCGTTTTGAATTGCCAAAAAATACTGAATAGTTTCGGTGTTAAGCAGCGCCCATGGAAAAATGGGATTCTTAAGAGTCTAAAGGCATATTATGTAGATCAGGTTGTTGATTAG
- the proB gene encoding glutamate 5-kinase codes for MNSKSPLTRGQRWVVKIGSSLLTNDGQGLDFQRIKGWVDQLADLHRSGMQIILVSSGAVAAGMHRLGWSRRPIELELLQAAAAVGQTSLVQCYEQCFQEHQIHTAQILLTHEDLSDRKRYLNARNSLRTLLSLPVMPIINENDTVITDEIKFGDNDTLGALVANLMEADALIILTDQQGLYDRDPRYSKDAALIPQAKATDPSLVAMASGAGALGSGGMATKVRAAKLASRSGAVTAICAGREENVLRRLRSGEAIGTLLTPDQEPIVARKQWLAGHLKTRGSVFLDAGAELALVKKGRSLLPVGVSRLEGNFKRGEAVSCIGESGRLVAIGLINYDAAECGKILRRASQEIFDILGYISEPELIHRDNLVLME; via the coding sequence ATGAACTCTAAGTCTCCTTTGACTCGCGGACAGCGCTGGGTTGTAAAGATTGGCTCTTCGTTATTAACCAATGATGGTCAGGGCCTTGATTTTCAGAGAATCAAGGGTTGGGTTGACCAGCTGGCGGATCTGCATCGTTCTGGTATGCAGATAATTCTTGTGAGTTCTGGTGCCGTGGCGGCCGGAATGCACCGATTAGGGTGGAGTCGACGTCCTATAGAGCTGGAATTGTTGCAAGCCGCAGCTGCGGTCGGACAAACCAGTTTGGTGCAATGCTACGAGCAGTGTTTTCAAGAGCATCAAATTCATACTGCACAGATACTGTTGACTCATGAAGATCTGTCTGACCGTAAACGTTATCTCAATGCTCGAAATTCCCTGAGAACATTGCTATCGCTACCGGTGATGCCAATCATTAATGAAAACGATACGGTTATTACAGACGAAATAAAATTTGGTGATAACGATACTCTCGGGGCTTTGGTTGCAAATCTGATGGAAGCAGATGCTCTGATTATTCTGACAGATCAGCAAGGGCTTTATGACAGGGATCCGCGTTACTCAAAAGATGCCGCTTTGATACCTCAAGCCAAGGCCACAGATCCTTCATTGGTGGCCATGGCTTCAGGAGCAGGCGCGCTTGGCAGCGGAGGCATGGCAACTAAAGTGCGGGCGGCAAAATTAGCTTCCCGGAGTGGAGCGGTTACCGCTATTTGTGCCGGCCGGGAAGAAAATGTTTTGCGCAGGCTGCGCTCAGGTGAGGCGATAGGTACATTGTTGACTCCTGATCAGGAGCCTATTGTTGCGCGCAAACAGTGGTTAGCTGGCCATTTGAAAACCCGCGGAAGTGTATTTCTGGATGCAGGAGCAGAGCTGGCACTGGTGAAAAAAGGACGCAGTCTGTTGCCGGTAGGAGTGAGTCGCCTTGAGGGTAATTTCAAGCGTGGGGAAGCAGTTAGCTGTATCGGTGAATCTGGCCGCCTGGTTGCCATCGGTCTGATCAATTACGATGCGGCGGAGTGTGGAAAAATACTTCGTCGTGCCAGTCAGGAAATTTTCGATATATTGGGATATATCTCTGAGCCGGAACTAATTCATCGGGATAATTTGGTTCTGATGGAATAA